One part of the Sorangiineae bacterium MSr11954 genome encodes these proteins:
- a CDS encoding glutathione S-transferase family protein: protein MIPLSPNVRRVQLTAAVLGLELEEEQLDFTKGEHKTPEYLALNPNGAVPTLVDGDRVLTESRAIMHYFASKKPESGLIPRDEAARADVTRWMFWDASHFWPPLVTLVVEKIVKAILGMGEPDPRKIEEAITGFRRFGAVLDQRLQGKPYVVGSSLTLADLTLACSLMHAKQTGAPLGEFPNIASWFARICDLDAWKKTNRQ, encoded by the coding sequence ATGATTCCGTTGTCCCCAAACGTCCGGCGCGTCCAGCTCACGGCGGCCGTGCTCGGCCTCGAGCTCGAGGAAGAGCAGCTCGATTTCACCAAGGGTGAGCACAAGACCCCGGAGTACCTGGCGCTAAACCCGAACGGCGCCGTCCCAACGCTGGTGGATGGTGATCGGGTGCTCACGGAGTCGCGGGCCATCATGCACTACTTCGCCTCCAAGAAGCCCGAGTCGGGTCTGATCCCGCGCGACGAAGCGGCGCGCGCCGATGTGACGCGATGGATGTTCTGGGACGCCTCGCACTTCTGGCCGCCGCTCGTCACGCTGGTGGTCGAGAAGATCGTCAAGGCCATCCTGGGCATGGGCGAGCCGGATCCGCGCAAGATCGAGGAGGCCATCACGGGCTTCCGCCGCTTCGGCGCTGTGCTCGACCAGCGGCTTCAGGGCAAACCCTATGTCGTGGGCAGCTCCCTGACCCTCGCCGATCTCACGCTCGCCTGTTCCCTCATGCACGCCAAGCAAACGGGCGCGCCGCTCGGCGAGTTCCCAAACATCGCGTCCTGGTTCGCGCGCATCTGCGACTTGGA